The DNA segment AGACCGGAAATAAACAAAATGTTTAACAGCTCCAGTAATTTTTTCATATTCCTGTCTGCTGGGTTTTGTGCTGACGCATATGCACCATCATACTGCTTTCCGGGATATACCATAATGGCAGTCATGAGATCATACTGCTCCTTTGGTGCATTCCAGGGCTTCATAAGACATGTTTCATGAACATCATACTTATTGACGACATCATTCTTATACTCTGAATGATTGATACAAATCCATATGGAATACACCTTTTTCATATCTCCAAATCTCGAATGCTGGAATCCATCCGCTGCGTTTTTCTGCTTTGCCATCAATCTGCTGCAATAGTATAAAGCCCTGCTCACCAGAGGATATCCCGGATCATCCTTATACTGTGCTTCCAGATTGATTATCAAGCATGCCTTGTCCTGTGCGAATCGTTTCTGTTCCTCAAGCAGGGGCTTTTTCCTTACTGCACCCTTTGATTGCGGCAGGGCTGCTTCAAACAGGAGGTCGTATTTTATCAATGCTCCCGGTATTGCCTCATCCTCAACATTTTTACCATAGATGCTTTCCTTCGTGATGGCATCCCTTTCAAAGACGGCTTCTATATATTGCGGAAGCTGCGTTAATGCTGTATCTGCATATTCCGGAACACATCCCTTTAAAATATATGCCAGAATCTGTTTATTCGATAAGATTTTCTTGCAATAATTATCATACGCTTTCTTATTACTGTATGTTGAAATTACAGATGCTATGGTTAAATTTTCCTTCATGATCACATTCCTTTCTAATAAAGCTTGTCTTAGTTATGGAATATGATCAGACAGACCTCTTTGATAATGTGCACCATAAAAAGCAGGTCTCCATAAGCAGCAGGGCTGTCTCCTATCATGTATGAATACAGTCCCTACACCATGGCCGGGGCTGTTGCAGGTCTGTTATTGAAGGATGCATGCTGTTAAGGTTATCAATCTTGAATGCGTGTCTTATGAACACAGGGTATACAGAATAAGGCATGCCTTTTGAATACTTATAAAAGACAGAAAAGCCGGGGTCTTTGGATATAAGAAATCATATTGCCGGTTGGAACATATGCTGTCATGAAAAACCCCTTCCTTTCCTACATGAATTGCCTACAGTGTACCATATCTGAATTCAAAAATACAAGTATCCTTTCTCAATTATTCTATTTAGAGTTCATGCCCTTTTAGCCTTATTGTGCAAAAAGAAAAGACGCGAGCCTTGTTGGATTCTTCGCGTCTTCGGGTAAAAGGGAATCGTGAAATACAATCAATGTTCAATAAGCCTTTATATCTCATGCTCCTTCCTTGTACCTTAAAGTGAGTAGAACTCCTTATTGTCCGCAGTCTTTTTATTTTATAAGCTTCCCGCCGCCTTTGTAATCTCTTAAAATATTTGTATCATAACTGAAAATCATCGTATGCTCCCTGCGCATCCGCTGCAATGCCAGAGCAATCAGCTCATCCAGCAGAGCCGAAAATGACAACCCTTCCTGTTCCCACAAATAAAATGACAGAGAGCCTGGAATCGTATTGATTTCATTCACATACAGCTCTCCGCTGTCCTGCTGCATCAGAAAATCAATCCGCACCACTCCGGCAGCATTCAAGGAACGAAATGTATCCATCGCCATGCGCTGTACTTCCTCTGTTTGTTCCTCTGTCAGCTCTGCCGGCAGCTTGCGGCTCGTACTAACCATACCCTTGGATTTCCCCTGTCCGTTGTACTTATCCTGATAAGACAGAATTTCATCCTGTTTGATAACCTCTTCCAGCGTACTGCAACGACAGCCATCCTCATCCCCTAATACCGATGCATTGATTTCCCGCAGCGGTTCAATCACCTTTTCAATCACGACCTTATGATCATATTGAAAAGCTTCAATCATGCTTTTATGAAGCTCCACATCATTATGCGCTACCGCAATGCCGACACTGCTTCCCAAATTTGCCGGTTTGATGATAAGAGGATAGCCAAGTCGCTGTGCTTTCTTGAAAAAAGACTGTTCCATCGGCTGATGCAATGTCCAGAAAAACCAGGGAACCACTCGCAATCCGCTATCCTGCAGCACCTGCTTCATAATCACCTTATCCTGACCGATAGCCCCTGCCAGCACACTGCAGCCGACATAAGGTACACCAAGTGTTTTCAGATATCCCTGAAAGGTCCCGTCCTCACCATTGGTACCATGTAATACAGGGAAAACCAGATCAACCTCCCGCTCCTTTGCGAACAATCGTCTGCGCGATGGAATCAGATAGGTATGTGCATCTCTGCGTATCAAAGAAACACTGTCATGATCTGCTATGAATTCCTCAATATGCTGAAAGGTTTCCAGTTCCCGCAATTCTTCCTCACAAAACATCCTGCCATCCTTCGCAATATACAGCGGCAGTATTTCATAACGCTCCTCATTCATCGCTGCCATCACCTGCTGTGCTGACAAAACGCTGATTTCATGTTCTACACTTCTGCCGCCGAACGCCACGGCAATTTTAAGTTTCATAGCATTCTTCCTTTCCTTACACATTATCAGTGTATGCGAATGCCTAAAACGTGTTCATGTACTAATGATTAAATGCGTCCGGAAGATCGTTTTCCAAAAGAACACAGTCCTGCGGATCTGCCTGCTTTTGAACGATAGATAAAGCCTCCTGAAAGCTGTCACATATATAGATATTCTGAGCAGGAAATTGCCGTGCCTGAAGTCCTTTTACAATACTTTTTGTCTGTATGCGTCCGACCAGCAAGGCAACATCCACGCTGTCTGCGATTTCCTGCCCCAGTGTGTACTGCTCCTCCTCCTGCTTTTCCCCCAGCTCCAGAAAGCCGGGAGTAATAATAAAACGCTTATGCTTCATTTGCTTTATAACCTCGAGTGCACAGCGCGCTCCCTCCGGATTGGAATTATAGGCATCATCCAGCAGGGTACAGAAGCTCTTGCGAACCTGCAAACGATGTTCCACATAGGGCAGCTTTTCGACAGCAAGCGCCATAATTTCCCAGGAAATACCAAGCGTATGCGCCACTGCGATAGCACAGGTGATATTCACGACATTGTGTTTTCCCAAAAGCCGGGTATGAAAGGAGTGCTCCTGGTTTTCTGCTGTCACCGTGAAGGAGGTACCTTCTTCACTATAGCGGATATTACTGCAGCGATAGTCCGCACTCTCATGCATGCCAAACCAGACAATATGACACTTGTTTTTTATCGTGTAGCTTTGTATATAGGCATTATCCCGATTAACAAAGCCGGTGCCATCCGGTGGCAGACACTCGATCATCTGCATTTTTTCATGTAGAATATTGTCCATGGAACCAAATGTAGCAAGATGCTGCGGACCAACGGAGGTCACAACACCATAACGCGGTTTTACAAACTGCATCAGATCGTGTATTTCCCTTACATGATC comes from the Erysipelotrichaceae bacterium 66202529 genome and includes:
- a CDS encoding D-alanine--D-alanine ligase, translating into MKLKIAVAFGGRSVEHEISVLSAQQVMAAMNEERYEILPLYIAKDGRMFCEEELRELETFQHIEEFIADHDSVSLIRRDAHTYLIPSRRRLFAKEREVDLVFPVLHGTNGEDGTFQGYLKTLGVPYVGCSVLAGAIGQDKVIMKQVLQDSGLRVVPWFFWTLHQPMEQSFFKKAQRLGYPLIIKPANLGSSVGIAVAHNDVELHKSMIEAFQYDHKVVIEKVIEPLREINASVLGDEDGCRCSTLEEVIKQDEILSYQDKYNGQGKSKGMVSTSRKLPAELTEEQTEEVQRMAMDTFRSLNAAGVVRIDFLMQQDSGELYVNEINTIPGSLSFYLWEQEGLSFSALLDELIALALQRMRREHTMIFSYDTNILRDYKGGGKLIK
- a CDS encoding UDP-N-acetylmuramoyl-tripeptide--D-alanyl-D-alanine ligase, which encodes MMLLCFLAVYLFFLYVPLKQAMHMFQQNRYNRGRYQAWLRSYIRISWKTMAAIFLTLLLSYGLFFLQPTSMREVLLLMLVTIFAYISSKLEEERSYRKPFVKTARIHRLTVFLYTFYTVILCMLHTLCSPAVWILVTPFLYGSPWLVILLCAWILSPLETAIRNHYASDAQRLLQEHGDLSIIGITGSYGKTSVKTILNELLSGVYYTLMTPGSYNNQMGITLTIRTKLQHLHEVFLCEMGADHVREIHDLMQFVKPRYGVVTSVGPQHLATFGSMDNILHEKMQMIECLPPDGTGFVNRDNAYIQSYTIKNKCHIVWFGMHESADYRCSNIRYSEEGTSFTVTAENQEHSFHTRLLGKHNVVNITCAIAVAHTLGISWEIMALAVEKLPYVEHRLQVRKSFCTLLDDAYNSNPEGARCALEVIKQMKHKRFIITPGFLELGEKQEEEQYTLGQEIADSVDVALLVGRIQTKSIVKGLQARQFPAQNIYICDSFQEALSIVQKQADPQDCVLLENDLPDAFNH